The proteins below come from a single Aegilops tauschii subsp. strangulata cultivar AL8/78 chromosome 6, Aet v6.0, whole genome shotgun sequence genomic window:
- the LOC141025329 gene encoding FBD-associated F-box protein At1g60410-like translates to MESPPPKRNAGHVGEDGISALPDHLLLDILERLHLREAVRAGALSTRWRHLPSHLSLVHLDAGHFRGATSLQVMDAFTGAARALLTRVPPAEGVCESGALKVLVLSFYTSSPHLTSLALAVGSGTSA, encoded by the coding sequence ATGGAGTCGCCGCCGCCCAAGCGCAACGCCGGCCACGTCGGCGAGGACGGAATCAGCGCCCTCcccgaccacctcctcctcgacATCCTCGAGCGCCTCCACCTGCGCGAGGCGGTCCGCGCCGGCGCGCTCTCCACGCGGTGGCGGCACCTCCCCAGCCACCTCTCGCTCGTGCACCTCGACGCCGGTCACTTCCGCGGCGCCACATCGCTCCAGGTCATGGACGCGTTCACGGGCGCGGCACGGGCCTTGCTCACTCGGGTGCCTCCCGCCGAGGGAGTGTGCGAGAGTGGTGCCCTCAAGGTGCTCGTCCTCAGCTTCTACACGTCTTCCCCTCACCTGACCTCATTAGCACTTGCAGTAGGCTCAGGCACCTCAGCTTGA